The genomic DNA TTTTGAATATGTGCTGTTTATAGATACTAACTATAGTATAAATAATCTATTATATCTCTTTGTGTTTTTGTGTCTTTGTGGTTGAATATTTTTTTATAAATATCCCTCATGACCATCTTTGATCACAACAAAGGACGAAAAGGTGTTTTCAGATAAATTGAGAGTTTTTTCTCCGTGTCCCGTTGGTGAATTATTAAATTAATCCGGGATAACTGTTTGACTTCAAATGCTTTATAAAATTTTACTATTTCTCAAATGAAAGGAATGTTTTCATGGTGAGAACGAGTATCCTGATTCTATCTGTCTGGATGGTAACGCTCTCGACAGCGAATGCCCTTGAACGGCCGGGAGTCGAGTTTAAAATTTTCCAGTTTCCCCGGAACATGATGCCCAGCATCGACGGCGATACAAAAGACTGGGATATCGTGCCGAAAGAGTATGCCATCGGGCTGGATCAGCTTGTCGATACGACTTACGGGATGAAAACAGATCCGAAGGACAAGGATGTTACCGTGAGGATCGGCTGGGTGAAAGGAATGAACAGACTCTACTTCCTGTACGAGGCTTATGACGATTACTGGGATTTCGACAGTTCCGGTATCGACAACGACATTTTCGAACTCGTTGTGGACGGCGATCTTTCCGGTGGCCCGCTGATCACGGAGTTCCATCCCGCGGATTCGCTCCTCACAAAATGGGAACGGTACGCACGGTTTCATGGCGTTCATGCCCAGAATTATCACATATTCACCCCTGCCGAGAACAAATCGTGGACGATGGTGTGGGGATGCCAGCCCTGGATTTACGAGTTTCCTTATGCAAATGCGGCGTATTCGTATAATTTCAAACATGGCGAAAGCGGGAAACTCGTTCTCGAATTCTGGATCACTCCTTTTGATTATGCGCCAATCGAAAGCCCCTCGCGTGCAGTCGAGTCGAAACTCACCGAGAATTCCATCATCGGTGTTTCATGGAGTATTCTTGAATATGACGGCGTTCATGATTCGGGCAGATACAAGGCGTTCTGGAACCTTTCGCATAAAACCACCATGTACGGGAATGCCTCCGATCTCTGCGCTTTCAGGCTCATGCCCCTCGAAAAGCGCTTTCGGAAGCCGATCGAGGCGCAATGGTCGTTCGTTATCGCGGATATGGATCGCCGTGTCGTAGCGTTCAAGGATGAATCGTACGGCACTGTCACTTCGTGGGAGTGGGATTTCGGCGATGGCGTCAAATCATCCGAGCAGAATCCGGTGCATATCTATGAAAAAGAGGGAAGGTATACCGTTGTCGTGCTCACCGTAAAGGGGCCGGACGGCACATCACAGCTGGCAAAGGTCTGGGATGTAGCGGTAAAATGACCGGTTGTTTCCCGGCTGATAAAAATTGTCTCGAAAAGCATTAAAGCCGCGAGAATCCGTGGATTATTGAATATGGTAAATAACCGGCTTCATGCATTGTTTACAACATCTCTTCAAGAACGCTTGCCGCAACAATCACCGTGCCGAGCGGTGTTGAATAGGGCGGTGAATAAGTGATATCCGCATTGGTCAGGTCGGGAATGGATATACGGCCGGTGAGTGCTGTCGCCACGGTGTCGATGACCTTGTCCACGGTGCTGTCCCCGAATGCCTGTGCGCCGAGCAACCGCTGGGAACCGCGGTCCGCTGTGAGTTTGAGCGTGATGTTACCGCCTCCCGGATAATAGCCGGCCCGTACAGGCGTTTTCACTGTCACGGACAGAGGATTGAAGCCCGCCTCTTTTGCCTCGCGTTCGTTGAGACCGGTGCGCCCGACCGACAAATCGAAGACTTTCACGATGGACGTTCCGAGCACACCGTTGAATGTTTTCCGCCCGCCTGCGATATTCGCCCCGGCGACACGTCCCTGTTTGTTTGCTGTTGAACCGAGCGGGAACCAGCATGGTTTCCCGCTGACAAGGTGAGTCGATTCGGCGCAGTCTCCGGCGGCATATATGCC from bacterium includes the following:
- a CDS encoding PKD domain-containing protein, whose product is MVRTSILILSVWMVTLSTANALERPGVEFKIFQFPRNMMPSIDGDTKDWDIVPKEYAIGLDQLVDTTYGMKTDPKDKDVTVRIGWVKGMNRLYFLYEAYDDYWDFDSSGIDNDIFELVVDGDLSGGPLITEFHPADSLLTKWERYARFHGVHAQNYHIFTPAENKSWTMVWGCQPWIYEFPYANAAYSYNFKHGESGKLVLEFWITPFDYAPIESPSRAVESKLTENSIIGVSWSILEYDGVHDSGRYKAFWNLSHKTTMYGNASDLCAFRLMPLEKRFRKPIEAQWSFVIADMDRRVVAFKDESYGTVTSWEWDFGDGVKSSEQNPVHIYEKEGRYTVVVLTVKGPDGTSQLAKVWDVAVK